A window of Scomber scombrus chromosome 23, fScoSco1.1, whole genome shotgun sequence contains these coding sequences:
- the anapc10 gene encoding anaphase-promoting complex subunit 10, with the protein MATPSKTPPGADPKQLERTGTVREIGSQAVWSLSSCKPGFGVDQLRDDNLETYWQSDGSQPHLVNIQFRRRTTVKMLCIYADYKSDESYTPSKISVRVGNNFHNLQEIRQLEMVEPSGWIHISLMNQRTNEPISTFMIQIAVLANHQNGRDTHMRQIKVYTPVEESSIGKFPRCTTVDFMMYRTIR; encoded by the exons ATGGCCACCCCGAGTAAAACCCCACCGGGAGCCGACCCGAAGCAGCTGGAGCGGACCGGGACTGTCCGGGAGATCGGCTCCCAGGCGGTTTGGTCGCTCTCCTCCTGTAAACCAG GTTTCGGAGTCGATCAGCTGAGAGACGACAACCTGGAGACGTACTGGCAGTCAGACGGGTCTCAGCCTCATTTAGTCAACATACAGTTCAG GAGGAGAACGACGGTGAAGATGTTGTGTATTTACGCCGATTATAAATCAGACGAAAGCTACACGCCCAGTAAGATCTCCGTCAGAGTGGGAAACAACTTCCACAACCTTCAAGAAATCCGG caGTTGGAGATGGTGGAGCCCAGCGGCTGGATTCACATCTCACTGATGAATCAG CGAACGAACGAGCCGATCAGCACCTTCATGATCCAGATCGCCGTGCTCGCCAACCACCAGAACGGCCGAGACACGCACATGCGGCAGATCAAAGTCTACACGCCGGTGGAGGAGAGCTCCATCGGCAAGTTCCCACGATGCACCACGGTCGACTTCATGATGTACCGAACCATCAGGTGA
- the abce1 gene encoding ATP-binding cassette sub-family E member 1, whose amino-acid sequence MADKNTRIAIVNHDKCKPKKCRQECKKSCPVVRMGKLCIEVTPQSKIAWISESLCIGCGICVKKCPFGALSIVNLPSNLEKETTHRYCANSFKLHRLPIPRPGEVLGLVGTNGIGKSTALKILAGKQKPNLGKFDNPPDWQEILTYFRGSELQNYFTKILEDDLRAIVKPQYVDQIPKTVKGSVGAILSRKDDTETQTLVCKQLDLSHLRERNVEDLSGGELQRFACAVVCIQRADIFMFDEPSSYLDVKQRLKAAITIRSLITPDRYIIVVEHDLSVLDYLSDFICCLYGVPSAYGVVTMPFSVREGINIFLDGYVPTENLRFRETSLVFKVAETANEEEVKRLRHYQYPHMVKTMGEFTLEIYEGEFTDSEIMVMLGENGTGKTTFIRMLAGGLKPDGGGDIPILNVSYKPQTISPKFKGSVRALLHEKIRDAYTHPQFITDVMKPMQIESIIDQDVQNLSGGELQRVALTLCLGKPADVYLIDEPSAYLDSEQRLMAARVIKRYILHAKKTAFVVEHDFIMATYLADRVIVFDGIPSTSTYANTPQGLLAGMNRFLALLEITFRRDPNNFRPRINKHNSIKDTEQKKSGNYFFLDD is encoded by the exons ATGGCGGATAAAAACACCAGGATCGCCATCGTCAACCACGACAAATGCAAGCCCAAGAAATGCCGTCAGGAGTGCAAGAAGAGTTGCCCGGTGGTCCGCATGG ggaAGCTGTGTATTGAGGTGACCCCTCAGAGTAAGATCGCGTGGATCTCAGAGTCTCTGTGTATAGGTTGCGGCATCTGCGTCAAG aaatgtcCGTTCGGAGCTTTGTCGATCGTCAACCTGCCCAGCAACTTGGAGAAGGAAACCACACACAGATACTGCGCCAACTCCTTCAAACTGCACAG gctGCCCATCCCCAGGCCAGGGGAGGTTCTGGGGCTGGTGGGGACCAACGGTATCGGCAAGTCCACAGCTCTGAAGATCCTGGCTGGAAAACAGAAACCCAACCTGGGGAAGTTCGAT AATCCTCCTGACTGGCAGGAGATCTTGACCTACTTTAGAGGCTCTGAGCTGCAGAACTACTTCACCAAAATCCTGGAGGACGACCTGCGAGCCATCGTCAAGCCGCAGTACGTCGACCAGATCCCAAAGACCGTGAAG GGGTCAGTAGGGGCCATCCTGAGCAGGAAAGacgacacagaaacacaaacccTGGTCTGCAAACAGCTGG ATCTGAGTCATCTGCGGGAGCGAAACGTGGAGGATCTGTCCGGAGGAGAGCTGCAGAGGTTCGCCTGCGCCGTCGTCTGCATCCAGAGAGCCGACAT tttcATGTTTGACGAGCCGTCCAGTTATCTGGATGTGAAACAGAGGCTGAAGGCCGCCATCACCATCCGCTCGCTCATCACCCCCGACAG gtacATCATCGTGGTGGAGCACGACCTGAGCGTGTTGGACTACCTGTCTGACTTCATCTGCTGTCTGTACGGCGTTCCCAGCGCCTACGGAGTCGTCACCATGCCCTTCAGCGTCCGAGAGG gCATCAACATCTTCCTGGACGGTTACGTTCCTACGGAGAATCTCAGGTTTCGTGAGACCTCGTTGGTCTTCAAGGTGGCGGAGACGGCCaatgaggaggaggtgaagagacTCAGGCACTACCAG TATCCACACATGGTGAAGACGATGGGCGAGTTCACGCTGGAGATCTACGAAGGAGAGTTCACGGACTCTGAGATCATGGTGATGCTGGGAGAGAACG gcacGGGGAAGACAACCTTCATTAGGATGCTGGCTGGAGGACTCAAACCTGATGGCGGAG gtgACATTCCCATCCTGAACGTCAGCTACAAGCCTCAAACCATCAGCCCCAAGTTTAAG GGCAGCGTCCGAGCTCTGCTGCACGAGAAGATCCGAGACGCCTACACTCATCCTCAGTTCATCACCGACGTCATGAAGCCGATGCAGATCGAGAGCATCATCGACCAGGAC gtgCAGAACTTGTCCGGTGGTGAGCTGCAGAGAGTCGCTCTCACGCTGTGTTTGGGGAAACCGGCCGACGTTTATCTGATCGACGAGCCTTCGGCCTACCTGGACTCTGAGCAGAGATTGATGGCTGCCAGAGTCATCAAGAG GTACATCCTCCACGCTAAGAAGACGGCGTTCGTGGTCGAGCACGACTTCATCATGGCGACCTATCTGGCCGACAGGGTCATTGTGTTCGACGGTATTCCCTCCACGAGTACCTACGCTAACAC tccgCAGGGTCTGTTAGCGGGGATGAACCGGTTTCTGGCGCTGTTGGAAATCACGTTCAGAAGAGACCCGAACAACTTCAGACCGCGAATCAACAAGCACAACTCCatcaag GACACGGAGCAGAAGAAGAGCGGGAATTATTTCTTCCTGGACGACTAA